A stretch of Camelina sativa cultivar DH55 chromosome 18, Cs, whole genome shotgun sequence DNA encodes these proteins:
- the LOC104760277 gene encoding uncharacterized protein LOC104760277 — protein sequence MGKFITTTLSPPLYARSKLLCFSLVYLFTTLFLFLYVSLSRNQCVFRYSPFDPVQPKLFSYPSSYGEHKYALPTHRSSCSSPLFFSDYWTVLKEIESILSDSSSSSQENLRYINGKSESFGGNFSTRKRFSYYNHSNIDVEVPCGFFRDFPVSNSDRVEMEKCGLVVASAIFNDHDKIRQPVGLGVKTLETVCFYMFIDDKTLNSLFHHNVIPRNSPRDYRVGAWRIIKISKFESLYLNPAMNGVIPKYLIHRLFPNTKFSIWVDAKIQLMIDPLLLIHSMLVVTEADMAISKHPFFVNTMEEAMATARWKKWGDVDGLRMQMETYCEHGLKPWSSHKLPYPTDVPDSALILRRHGIRSNLFSCFMFNELEAFNPRDQLAFAFVRDHVNPKVKMNMFEVEVFEQVVAEYRHSLKKIETSTYEEQEEEHKQLSLMKTHKRRRWLDHDSWSLNSSSCKNYLMDMWGSISPLNPIYILIGQYNIIYRFTKLYLCVTVCT from the exons ATGGGAAAATTCATCACAACCACACTATCTCCACCGCTCTATGCACGATCAAAgctcctctgtttttctcttgtcTACTTATTCactactctttttcttttcctctacGTATCTCTCTCAAGAAACCAATGCGTCTTTCGATATTCCCCGTTCGATCCGGTTCAACCAAAACTTTTCTCTTATCCTTCTTCTTATGGTGAACACAAATACGCTCTTCCCACTCACcgatcttcttgttcttctcctcttttcttctcaG ATTACTGGACAGTGTTGAAGGAGATAGAGAGTATCTTGAgcgattcatcatcatcatcacaagaaaATTTGAGATACATTAACGGAAAAAGTGAGAGTTTCGGTGGAAATTTTAGTACTCGGAAAAGATTTTCTTATTACAATCATTCCAACATTGACGTCGAAGTTCCATGCGGCTTCTTCAGAGATTTTCCGGTCAGCAACTCCG ATAGAGTTGAGATGGAGAAATGTGGACTAGTGGTTGCATCAGCAATTTTTAACGATCATGACAAGATTAGACAACCAGTGGGACTTGGAGTTAAAACCTTAGAAACCGTTTGCTTCTACATGTTCATTGACGATAAAACCTTAAACTCACTCTTCCACCACAACGTCATCCCGAGAAATAGTCCAAGAGATTATAGAGTCGGCGCATGGAGAAtcatcaaaatatctaaattcGAGAGTCTATACCTTAACCCGGCAATGAACGGTGTTATACCAAAGTATTTAATACATAGATTGTTTCCAAACACAAAGTTCAGTATATGGGTCGATGCGAAAATTCAGCTCATGATCGATCCGCTACTTCTAATTCATTCAATGCTAGTAGTGACTGAAGCTGATATGGCGATATCTAAACATccattttttgtaaatacaaTGGAGGAAGCTATGGCTACCGCGAGGTGGAAGAAATGGGGCGATGTCGACGGACTTAGGATGCAAATGGAGACTTATTGTGAGCATGGTTTGAAGCCTTGGAGCTCTCATAAGTTGCCGTATCCCACAG ATGTACCAGATAGTGCGTTGATACTGAGAAGACACGGAATAAGAAGCAACCTATTCTCGTGCTTCATGTTCAACGAGTTAGAAGCGTTTAACCCACGAGACCAATTAGCGTTTGCATTTGTGAGGGATCACGTAAACCCTAAGGTGAAAATGAACATGTTTGAGGTGGAAGTGTTTGAGCAAGTAGTTGCTGAATACAGACACAGTCTCAAGAAGATCGAAACATCTACGTacgaggaacaagaagaagaacataaacAATTGTCGTTGATGAAAACacataagagaagaagatggttaGATCATGACTCTTGGTCTCTTAATAGTAGTAGCTGTAAGAATTATCTCATGGATATGTGGGGGTCAATCTCACCATTGAATccgatatatatattaattggtcAGTATAATATCATTTACAGGTTTACCAAATTGTACTTATGTGTCACTGTATGTACATAA
- the LOC109130449 gene encoding uncharacterized protein LOC109130449 — MTTHAKKGIIKPNSKYVIAISKLDVEPQTVLQALADDKWRASISDKFNAQLHYRTWSLVAPALGQNLMDTKWLFWLKYSPDGPVIKATTIRIVLQTAGHYGWSIKQLDVNNAFLQGSLTKEVYVCKPEGFVDAN; from the exons ATGACCACACACGCAAAGAAGGGAATCATCAAACCCAATTCCAAGTACGTTATTGCCATCTCCAAACTCGATGTTGAACCACAGACTGTGCTTCAAGCTCTAGCTGATGACAAATGGCGAGCTTCTATATCTGACAAATTCAATGCCCAACTACACTACCGTACATGGTCTCTTGTTGCTCCAGCTCTAGGACAAAATCTCATGGACACCAAATGGCTCTTTTGGTTGAAGTACTCACCTGATGG TCCTGTGATCAAGGCAACCACTATTCGTATTGTTCTTCAGACCGCCGGTCACTATGGCTGGTCGATCAAGCAACTCGACGTTAACAACGCCTTTCTCCAAGGCTCCTTAACAAAGGAGGTCTATGTCTGTAAACCAGAGGGATTCGTTGATGCCAACTGA